A window of Thioalbus denitrificans genomic DNA:
GCCGCCGGGGTCTACGCCCGCCCATGGTGAAACGCCCACCACCCGCGGAGCTGCGGGCCCTGGCCCTGCTGCTGGCGGCACCGGCCGAGGAGTCCCTGGAGGCGGTGCGCGGGCTGGCCGTGCACCAGCCCTGGCTGGCGCCGGTGCTGGAGGAGCTGGAGCGTGAGCCCCTGGCCCACTGGCAGGCGGAGCACACCCGGCTGTTCATCTCCGGTTTCCCACGCACTCCCTGCCCGCCCTTCGCCTCGGCCTGGCGCGAGGGACAGCTGCATGGGCACGCGGCCATGGAACAGGCGGGGCTCTATGGCCGCGCCGGCCTGGCGCCGGCGCCGGGGCTCCCGGCGGACTACCTCGGCACGACGCTGGAATTCGCCGCCCACCTGCTCGAACGCGGTGATCCGGATGCGGCCGGCCTGCTGCGGGAGCTGTGGGAAGGTCACCTGGTGAACTGGATTCCGGCCTTCGGCGACACCCTGGAACAGGAGAGCCGCCTCCAGCTCTACCGGGCCGTGGGTGCCCGGCTGCAACGTCTGTTCAGTGGAGAAAGCCATGCCTGACAGCACCTGGGAGCGATGCCCCGTCACCCTGACCGGAACGGGGGAAGCCGCCTGCGCGGCCCTGGCGGCGGCGCAGTCCGATCTCTACCACGCCCATTACCGGGACGATCCCGCCGTCAACCATGCGCTGGCGATCGAGGTCCGCGCCTGGCGCCGCCTCGAGGGCTGGGGCGTGGCGCTGGTCCTCACCCCCTGGATGCTGGCCCGGGTCTGGCTCCGGGATACCGACCCGGGGCTGACCCTGCCCGCCGGCTGGAACGCCGCCGAACGCGGTGGTTCCGAGCCGGTCGTTCTGGGACCCCGGATGGTTTTTCCTGTCCTCAACGCCACCCAGACGGCCCACCTGAACCACCACCCGGAACTGGGCCACCACCTCCTGCAGCCCCTCATCCTCAACCTCTCCCCCTACCCCGACGCCGACGCCGCCTTCGCCGCCTGGCGCGAGGTGATCGCCCGCCGCGACCGCTTCGCCGCCGAAAAACAGCGCGAGTGCCGCTGGCAGAAGGAAGTCTCGCGCCGGGAGTTCTTCACCGGCCTGGGGGGACAGAGCTAAAGATTGAATAGACAGGATTTACAGGATGGACAGGATTTACCGGGTATTGGATTGATCCGTGCTCGGCAGATGCAATAGCTCAGAGCCGGATGGCCGACGCGAATGGCCATGAAGTTCGGCACTCCGTGGCTATTCTGTTTTTATCGAATCTGCGAAATCGGCGTAATTAGCGGATAAACAGGCCTTTCTCTCTAATCCTGTCAATCCTGTAAATCCTGTCTATTCAGATCTTCTACAACCCGCGGGCGAGGTCGGCCTTGATGTCGTCCAGGTCCTCGAGGCCGACGGCGATGCGGATGAGGCCTTCGCCGATGCCGGCGGCGGCGCGGGCCTCGGGGGAGACGCGGGCGTGGGTGGTGGTGGCGGGATGGGTGATGGTGCTCTTCACGTCGCCGAGGTTGGCGGTGATGGAGAGCACCCGGGTCGCGTCGATGAGACGCCAGGCCGCCTCGCGCCCGCCTTCCACCTCGAAGGAGATGATGCCGCCGAAGGCGCGCTGCTGGCGCGCCGCCAGCCCGTGCTGGGGGTGGGAGGCCAGGCCGGGATAGTGGACCCGGGCCACGCGGGGCTGGGCCTCGAGCCAGCCGGCGAGCGAAAGCGCGGCGGCGGAGTGGGCGTCCATGCGCAGGCGCAATGTCTCCAGCCCCTTGAGGAACACCCAGGCGTTGAAGGGGCTCATGGTGGGACCGGCGGTGCGCAGGAATCCGAATACCTCGTCGGTGAGTTCGCGCCGCCCGGCCACCGCTCCGCCCACACAGCGCCCCTGTCCGTCCAGGTACTTGGTGCTGGAGTGGACCACCAGGTCCGCGCCCAGTTCCAGCGGGCGCTGCAGCGCCGGCGTGCAGAAGCAGTTGTCCACCACCAGCAGGCAGCCGCGGTCGTGCGCCAGCGCCGCCAGCGCCGCGATGTCGGCCACCTCGGTCAGCGGATTGGACGGGGTCTCCACGAACAGCATCCGCGTCCGGGGCCC
This region includes:
- a CDS encoding TorD/DmsD family molecular chaperone, coding for MVKRPPPAELRALALLLAAPAEESLEAVRGLAVHQPWLAPVLEELEREPLAHWQAEHTRLFISGFPRTPCPPFASAWREGQLHGHAAMEQAGLYGRAGLAPAPGLPADYLGTTLEFAAHLLERGDPDAAGLLRELWEGHLVNWIPAFGDTLEQESRLQLYRAVGARLQRLFSGESHA
- the hybE gene encoding [NiFe]-hydrogenase assembly chaperone HybE, which encodes MPDSTWERCPVTLTGTGEAACAALAAAQSDLYHAHYRDDPAVNHALAIEVRAWRRLEGWGVALVLTPWMLARVWLRDTDPGLTLPAGWNAAERGGSEPVVLGPRMVFPVLNATQTAHLNHHPELGHHLLQPLILNLSPYPDADAAFAAWREVIARRDRFAAEKQRECRWQKEVSRREFFTGLGGQS
- a CDS encoding O-succinylhomoserine sulfhydrylase — translated: MTTEEKRDTDQEPFGFDTLAVRAGQLRTAEGEHSEPIFTTSSFVFASAAEAAARFAGESPGNIYSRFTNPTVRMFEERLAALEGAEACVATASGMAAILSSCLALLRGGDHIVASRSLFGSTVSLFGNYLSRFGVETTFVALTDLSAWEAAIGPRTRMLFVETPSNPLTEVADIAALAALAHDRGCLLVVDNCFCTPALQRPLELGADLVVHSSTKYLDGQGRCVGGAVAGRRELTDEVFGFLRTAGPTMSPFNAWVFLKGLETLRLRMDAHSAAALSLAGWLEAQPRVARVHYPGLASHPQHGLAARQQRAFGGIISFEVEGGREAAWRLIDATRVLSITANLGDVKSTITHPATTTHARVSPEARAAAGIGEGLIRIAVGLEDLDDIKADLARGL